From the Bdellovibrio reynosensis genome, one window contains:
- a CDS encoding cysteine rich repeat-containing protein, producing MIRIILVSALTLGLSSFANAHNHEKHEACAKDRETLCAGMEPGKGLHKCMKENKEKLSAECKAHVETMKEHMKDMKDACQADKEKYCGNVEQGKGRIIKCMKENKDKLSAECKAEIESAKAARKGK from the coding sequence ATGATTAGAATCATCTTAGTATCTGCTTTAACTCTTGGCTTAAGTTCATTTGCAAATGCCCACAATCACGAAAAACACGAAGCTTGCGCGAAAGATCGCGAAACGTTGTGCGCGGGTATGGAGCCAGGAAAAGGTCTTCACAAATGCATGAAAGAAAATAAAGAAAAACTTTCTGCAGAATGCAAAGCCCATGTTGAAACAATGAAAGAGCACATGAAAGACATGAAGGATGCGTGCCAAGCTGACAAAGAAAAATACTGCGGCAACGTAGAGCAAGGCAAAGGCAGAATCATCAAATGCATGAAAGAAAACAAAGATAAACTTTCAGCAGAGTGCAAAGCTGAAATCGAAAGCGCAAAAGCGGCGCGCAAAGGTAAATAA
- a CDS encoding permease — MIDAFLSALVIGAGETYLPAYSLSIGMGEIFAGILASLPLVSGAILQLITPRGLQQVQSHKHWVVASAILQALTFIPLIYFSATRAPNFWTLFFILTLYWGSGFSSGLAWNWWMGRLVNVEEGNTFFSKRTKISQLGILIGLVAGGVALHNKVEIGPFTSVFTLLFAFAFACRLFSSYILSNQYFDPAWINEKKLGFRESWKVFWSNTSKRQFFFFLAPFQAAVFISSPFVTPYMLAQAKMDYGTYMVAIAILFIGKIAAITAIERFRKSASGFSLLLFGAGAVAPLPALWALSSSHLYIFFLQLISGLAWAFVEVGLSLIFFKDIKQDEKIAVLTVYNLLNSTAIILGTYLGGKFLWLLGEHLTGYYWLFIIGSVGRIVGFIPLYRYIRTQMALTPPTTTEAERAS; from the coding sequence TTGATCGACGCTTTTTTAAGCGCCTTAGTTATCGGAGCTGGCGAGACCTACTTGCCAGCTTATTCTTTATCTATTGGTATGGGCGAAATCTTCGCCGGAATCTTAGCAAGTTTACCATTGGTAAGCGGCGCTATCTTGCAACTGATCACTCCACGGGGTTTGCAACAGGTTCAGTCCCATAAACACTGGGTCGTGGCTTCTGCGATTCTTCAAGCCCTTACGTTTATTCCGTTAATTTATTTCTCTGCCACTCGCGCGCCGAACTTTTGGACTTTATTCTTTATTCTGACTTTGTATTGGGGCTCAGGCTTTTCATCAGGTCTTGCATGGAACTGGTGGATGGGACGCCTTGTGAACGTTGAAGAAGGAAACACCTTCTTTTCAAAAAGAACAAAAATTTCTCAGCTCGGAATCTTGATCGGTCTAGTGGCCGGAGGCGTAGCTCTTCATAACAAAGTAGAAATCGGACCATTCACAAGCGTCTTTACATTATTATTCGCTTTCGCTTTTGCATGCCGTTTATTTTCTTCCTACATTCTTTCTAATCAGTATTTTGATCCCGCATGGATCAACGAAAAGAAATTGGGATTTAGAGAATCCTGGAAGGTTTTTTGGAGCAACACTTCAAAGCGCCAATTTTTCTTTTTCTTAGCGCCGTTTCAAGCCGCCGTATTTATCTCGTCACCATTTGTCACCCCCTACATGCTTGCGCAAGCTAAGATGGATTACGGCACCTATATGGTGGCCATCGCCATCTTATTTATCGGAAAAATTGCAGCCATCACAGCGATTGAAAGATTCCGTAAGTCTGCTTCAGGTTTTAGTTTGTTATTATTCGGAGCAGGCGCCGTGGCGCCACTGCCAGCACTGTGGGCTTTAAGCAGCAGCCATCTTTACATTTTCTTTTTACAATTAATCAGCGGACTTGCGTGGGCCTTCGTTGAAGTAGGTCTTTCGTTGATATTCTTTAAAGACATCAAGCAAGACGAAAAAATCGCGGTGTTGACTGTTTATAATCTTTTAAACTCAACAGCGATCATCTTAGGAACGTACTTAGGTGGAAAATTCCTGTGGCTTTTAGGTGAACACTTAACGGGCTATTATTGGCTATTCATCATCGGCAGCGTCGGCCGTATAGTCGGGTTTATCCCATTATATCGATACATCCGAACGCAGATGGCTCTTACGCCACCAACTACGACAGAGGCTGAAAGAGCTTCTTAA
- a CDS encoding exopolysaccharide biosynthesis protein, producing the protein MDLLQAEASKQDLTLHRVFAVLGEEGHALIMIFFCLPFLQPIPIPGLSTPLGFMIALVAIFLYLRKPPQLPKRFENHKISSEVVLKVSNIAERIWTFAAKVIKERWAFFHDHWFFRLLNLITIVVNAALLSLPLPIPFSNTVPVIAIILSAIGHMEKDGFFILASYLWCFLVASFFTTLTLGAILFATP; encoded by the coding sequence CGCGTATTTGCGGTTCTAGGGGAGGAAGGTCATGCCCTGATCATGATCTTTTTCTGCCTTCCTTTTCTTCAGCCCATACCAATTCCGGGTTTGTCGACGCCTTTAGGGTTTATGATCGCTCTGGTGGCCATATTTCTTTATTTAAGAAAGCCGCCTCAACTTCCAAAACGATTTGAAAATCACAAGATTTCCTCGGAAGTGGTTTTAAAAGTTTCAAACATCGCCGAGCGGATCTGGACCTTTGCTGCCAAGGTCATTAAAGAGCGTTGGGCTTTCTTTCACGACCACTGGTTTTTCCGCCTTTTAAACCTCATAACAATTGTAGTGAACGCAGCCCTTTTATCGCTCCCGCTTCCGATTCCTTTTTCAAACACCGTCCCCGTGATCGCTATTATTCTTAGCGCCATCGGCCATATGGAAAAGGACGGATTCTTTATTCTAGCCAGTTACCTGTGGTGTTTTTTAGTCGCATCGTTTTTTACGACTCTCACACTAGGCGCGATTTTGTTTGCTACGCCCTAG